One window from the genome of Cyclobacterium amurskyense encodes:
- a CDS encoding substrate-binding domain-containing protein gives MEKIRITGVPEHFNFPWQKLVKEQPFLDDQVQLVWENEPRGSGAMNSAIRTGATDLAIVLTESFLKDKVDGNSGKIIGYHVKSPLIWGIHVPGTCEVQKIEDLRNAPFLISRRGSGSHLMAYLLSKREGWDTQDLDFEIVNNLDGAINSFKENKPKAFLWEKYTTKPLVDKGLFKRVGEIPTPWPCFVIVASEQMLKEKRELLLSIQKEIYRINSTLMENKQSFVLPISEAYQIEESDVSEWLTQTNWATDGTVPNEDVTTTLDALMSLGLIDNKLATEEIVEKL, from the coding sequence ATGGAAAAGATAAGGATTACAGGGGTGCCCGAGCATTTTAATTTTCCCTGGCAAAAGTTGGTTAAAGAACAACCATTTTTGGATGATCAGGTTCAACTGGTCTGGGAGAATGAACCCAGAGGATCCGGTGCTATGAATAGCGCCATAAGAACTGGTGCAACAGATTTGGCCATTGTTCTTACAGAAAGTTTTTTGAAAGACAAAGTTGACGGAAATTCCGGGAAAATTATAGGTTACCATGTCAAGTCACCATTAATTTGGGGGATTCATGTTCCCGGCACTTGCGAGGTGCAAAAGATTGAAGATTTACGAAATGCTCCTTTTCTAATAAGTAGAAGGGGTTCGGGCTCTCATTTAATGGCTTACCTTCTTTCAAAAAGGGAGGGATGGGACACACAGGATCTTGATTTTGAAATTGTTAATAATTTGGACGGAGCCATTAATTCCTTCAAAGAAAATAAACCCAAAGCCTTTCTTTGGGAAAAGTATACGACAAAGCCTTTAGTGGACAAGGGACTTTTTAAGAGGGTGGGAGAAATACCAACTCCCTGGCCTTGTTTCGTCATAGTCGCCTCTGAACAGATGTTGAAGGAGAAGAGAGAATTGCTTTTAAGTATTCAAAAGGAAATTTACCGGATAAACTCGACCCTAATGGAAAATAAGCAAAGCTTTGTTTTGCCTATTAGTGAGGCTTACCAGATAGAAGAGAGTGATGTCTCAGAATGGTTAACTCAGACCAATTGGGCAACTGATGGTACGGTGCCGAATGAGGATGTAACTACCACTTTGGATGCTTTAATGAGTCTTGGTCTTATTGATAATAAGTTGGCTACCGAAGAAATAGTTGAAAAATTGTAA
- the fbaA gene encoding class II fructose-bisphosphate aldolase — protein MKFKPGVKYGEELKDLLAYAKESEFAMPAVNCINSNTVNAVLETAKRVNSPVMIQFSNGGAQFYAGKGLPNDKQQASVAGGVSGALHVHKMAEIYGVPVVLHTDHAAKKLLPWIDGLLAEGKAYYEAYKKPLFSSHMLDLSEESIEENIETSVKYFKEFAKIKMAIEIELGVTGGEEDGVDNTEIDSSKLYTQPEEVAYAYEELKKVDDLFTVAAAFGNVHGVYKPGNVSLKPIILKNSQDYINEKFGTTGKPVNFVFHGGSGSTVEEIREANSYGSVKMNIDTDLQWAFWQGVLKYYHSKEGYLQTQLGNPEGADNPNKKSYDPRVWLRKGEENFGKRLELAFDMLNALDRN, from the coding sequence ATGAAATTCAAACCTGGAGTAAAGTACGGCGAAGAGCTTAAAGACCTATTGGCCTATGCGAAAGAAAGCGAATTTGCAATGCCTGCAGTGAATTGTATCAACAGTAATACTGTGAATGCTGTTTTAGAAACCGCAAAAAGGGTCAACTCCCCGGTAATGATTCAGTTTTCAAATGGTGGTGCTCAGTTTTATGCTGGCAAAGGCCTTCCAAATGACAAGCAACAAGCATCTGTGGCAGGTGGTGTTTCCGGTGCCCTGCATGTACATAAAATGGCTGAAATATATGGTGTCCCTGTAGTTTTACACACAGATCATGCAGCTAAGAAATTACTTCCTTGGATAGATGGCTTACTTGCCGAAGGAAAAGCTTATTATGAAGCTTATAAAAAACCTCTTTTCAGTTCCCATATGTTGGATTTGTCTGAAGAGTCTATTGAGGAAAACATTGAAACATCCGTAAAATATTTCAAGGAGTTTGCCAAAATTAAAATGGCAATCGAAATTGAGCTAGGTGTGACTGGTGGAGAAGAAGATGGTGTAGACAATACAGAAATCGATAGCTCCAAACTTTATACTCAGCCTGAAGAAGTAGCTTATGCTTATGAGGAGTTGAAAAAAGTGGACGACCTGTTTACTGTAGCTGCAGCATTTGGAAATGTTCACGGGGTATACAAGCCGGGTAATGTTTCATTGAAACCTATAATTTTGAAAAATTCTCAGGATTATATCAATGAGAAATTCGGAACTACCGGCAAACCTGTGAACTTCGTATTCCATGGTGGATCAGGATCTACTGTAGAAGAAATTAGAGAAGCCAATAGCTATGGTTCTGTAAAAATGAATATCGATACAGATCTTCAGTGGGCGTTCTGGCAAGGTGTATTGAAATACTACCACAGCAAAGAAGGATATCTTCAGACTCAATTGGGAAATCCTGAAGGAGCAGACAACCCTAACAAAAAGTCTTATGACCCTAGGGTATGGCTTAGAAAAGGTGAAGAAAACTTCGGCAAAAGATTAGAACTTGCCTTCGATATGCTAAATGCATTGGATAGAAACTAA
- a CDS encoding type II toxin-antitoxin system HicB family antitoxin, translating to MKYLEYKGYTGTIEYSPEDNLLYGKVLGVMGLISYEGETGKYLEEDFKAVVDSYLADCRAEGKAPMKPFKGSFNVRIPSTLHQKAALKAMESKTSLNNFVAEAIRNQVEKESD from the coding sequence ATGAAATATTTGGAATACAAAGGTTATACAGGCACAATTGAGTACAGTCCCGAAGATAACTTGCTATATGGTAAGGTACTAGGGGTGATGGGGCTGATCTCTTATGAAGGGGAAACCGGAAAGTATTTAGAAGAGGACTTTAAAGCGGTAGTAGATAGTTATTTAGCAGATTGTAGAGCAGAGGGCAAGGCTCCTATGAAACCATTTAAAGGGAGTTTTAATGTAAGAATTCCATCTACTTTGCACCAAAAGGCAGCGTTAAAAGCCATGGAATCAAAGACCTCATTGAATAATTTTGTAGCAGAAGCCATCAGGAACCAAGTCGAAAAAGAGTCTGACTAA
- a CDS encoding type II toxin-antitoxin system HicA family toxin — MAKREKLIARFLSMPSDFHYEELVRLLGYFGFKDVKIGKISGSRVKFENEVSVPIILHKPHPNGVMKRYQMRQIKELLEL, encoded by the coding sequence ATGGCTAAGAGGGAAAAACTAATTGCTAGGTTTTTGAGTATGCCATCCGACTTTCATTACGAAGAGTTGGTGAGACTTCTTGGGTATTTTGGTTTTAAGGATGTAAAAATAGGAAAGATTTCAGGATCAAGGGTGAAATTTGAGAATGAAGTGAGCGTTCCAATTATACTTCATAAACCACATCCAAACGGGGTTATGAAGCGGTATCAGATGAGGCAGATAAAAGAATTATTGGAATTATGA
- a CDS encoding alpha/beta hydrolase family protein has translation MKKIPLTLLLFIGLASIGFSQEDLSVIQSHWVNFTDGPNALYKHQSQLALDMLDERDKAIASISSLNEWKDWQEKAKDKLMEAVGPFPEKTPLNPKVTGKHRGNGYKFENIVFESQPGFFVSGTLFIPDGVKGRTPTIIYCSGHTPLAYRAPTYQHVILNLVKKGFIVFGFDPVGQGERLEYFDHDTNKDLVGGPTKQHSYPGAQAFVVGSSEARHMIWDGIRVVDYLMTRKEVDPGRIGITGRSGGGTQSSYIAAFDERINASAPENYITNFKRLMLTHGPQDAEQNFYHAIAKGLDHPDLMIVRAPKPNLLISTTRDMFNIEGVRETSQQVQRIYDAYGVSENFQKIEDDDGHASTKKNRERMYAFFRKHLDLPGAVEDQDIDTLSMEVLQVSPTGQLVSSYNGKTTYDLNKAELQELNGSLEEKVDWARKLSGYKKPEALSETMMVGRYQRDGYTIEQHLMKGEGDYWLPYLLMKPDHATDKAVLYLDPSGKAVDASVGGDMEALVKAGAMVLAPDLLNTGEMGNGSFRGDANFDGHSYNLWFESILIGRSIVGINAGDANRLVAVLQEKEGAREIKGLAKGEMSSVLLHAANFNPAISSIALVDPMSSYRGIVESFRYNTSEINYTVAGALKHYDLPDLLENLSITNPIVLHENTELKKEHSLLPERGGNEKIKALSVKNANDRKAHLTKWLNL, from the coding sequence ATGAAAAAAATACCACTGACACTACTGCTTTTTATTGGCTTGGCTTCTATCGGGTTCTCCCAGGAAGATCTATCAGTGATTCAATCTCACTGGGTTAACTTCACCGACGGTCCTAATGCTCTTTACAAGCACCAAAGCCAACTAGCACTTGATATGCTTGATGAAAGAGACAAGGCCATTGCTTCTATCTCTTCTTTGAATGAATGGAAAGACTGGCAAGAAAAAGCCAAAGACAAACTGATGGAGGCGGTAGGACCATTTCCTGAAAAAACACCTTTGAATCCAAAAGTTACCGGAAAGCATAGAGGGAATGGATATAAATTTGAAAACATTGTATTTGAATCCCAACCGGGATTTTTTGTGAGTGGGACTCTTTTTATTCCTGATGGAGTAAAAGGGAGAACCCCTACCATTATTTATTGCTCAGGACATACGCCTTTGGCTTATAGAGCTCCTACTTACCAGCATGTAATTCTTAATTTGGTAAAGAAAGGGTTTATTGTTTTTGGCTTTGATCCCGTTGGACAAGGAGAAAGATTGGAATATTTTGATCATGACACAAATAAAGATCTGGTAGGAGGCCCAACTAAGCAACATTCTTATCCAGGAGCGCAAGCATTTGTTGTAGGTTCTTCAGAGGCCAGACACATGATTTGGGATGGTATCAGGGTGGTTGATTACCTGATGACTAGAAAAGAAGTGGATCCAGGTAGAATTGGAATCACAGGAAGGTCAGGAGGAGGTACACAATCTTCTTATATCGCTGCTTTTGATGAGAGGATTAATGCATCTGCACCTGAAAATTACATTACCAATTTCAAGCGACTGATGCTTACTCATGGTCCTCAGGATGCCGAACAAAATTTCTACCATGCCATTGCAAAGGGGTTGGACCATCCTGATCTAATGATCGTTAGGGCACCAAAACCCAACCTGCTTATCTCTACTACTCGTGACATGTTCAATATAGAAGGGGTAAGAGAAACCAGTCAACAGGTTCAAAGAATTTATGATGCTTATGGTGTATCAGAGAACTTTCAAAAAATTGAAGATGATGATGGCCATGCTTCAACGAAAAAGAACAGAGAACGCATGTATGCATTCTTTAGAAAACATCTTGACTTACCAGGAGCTGTGGAAGACCAGGACATCGATACATTATCAATGGAGGTGTTGCAGGTATCTCCTACAGGGCAGTTGGTGAGCAGCTATAATGGCAAAACCACCTATGACCTAAACAAGGCTGAACTACAGGAATTGAATGGCTCCTTGGAAGAGAAGGTAGACTGGGCAAGAAAACTTTCGGGTTATAAAAAGCCTGAAGCATTGTCAGAAACCATGATGGTTGGCAGGTATCAACGTGATGGGTATACCATTGAACAACACCTGATGAAGGGAGAAGGAGACTACTGGTTGCCTTACCTATTAATGAAACCTGATCATGCTACAGATAAAGCGGTGCTTTATTTAGATCCATCAGGTAAAGCTGTTGATGCTAGTGTAGGCGGAGACATGGAGGCTTTGGTGAAAGCAGGAGCCATGGTACTTGCTCCGGATCTTTTGAATACTGGAGAGATGGGTAATGGAAGTTTTAGAGGCGATGCTAATTTCGACGGCCATTCATATAACCTTTGGTTTGAAAGTATTCTTATTGGAAGAAGCATTGTGGGGATTAATGCAGGTGATGCCAATCGTCTGGTAGCTGTTTTGCAGGAGAAAGAGGGAGCTAGAGAGATAAAAGGCCTTGCTAAAGGAGAAATGTCTTCGGTACTGCTTCATGCGGCCAATTTCAACCCTGCAATATCTTCAATAGCATTAGTAGATCCAATGAGTTCTTACAGAGGAATTGTAGAGTCTTTCAGGTACAATACAAGTGAAATTAATTATACAGTAGCTGGTGCATTGAAGCATTATGATTTGCCAGACTTGTTGGAAAATTTGAGCATTACCAATCCAATAGTGCTTCATGAAAATACAGAGTTGAAAAAAGAACACTCCCTATTGCCTGAGCGTGGAGGTAACGAAAAAATCAAAGCCCTTTCCGTAAAAAATGCAAACGATAGAAAAGCCCATTTGACAAAATGGCTTAACCTTTAA
- a CDS encoding Gfo/Idh/MocA family protein, translated as MTERRDFIKKSLLGSAGLAVAGMTMSAKSYGNILGANDRIQIGMIGIRGQGTNHINQYCKLKESRNVVIKTLCDTDENTWAEKVKLVRDTVGDKPNTEWDMRKVLDDPEIDAVSFATPNHWHALGTIWACQAGKHVYVEKPASHNVFEGRKMIEAARKYNRVVQVGFQNRSIENVQEAMKFLHDGNIGEVYMARGLCYKPRNSFGIAKDSAPPEGLHYDMWLGPAPYRAYNEKKGHYNWHWHWDTGNGDTGNQGPHQFDVARWGLNKNEHPVSVFSSGAIYGISPKECSQETPNTQTSIFKYEDGKTLEFETRGRYTNGESSLGTKIGNMFYGTEGYLELNGGTWKAFRTDEKEPFATSQKAKTEVSGSNVLMAAPGGSEHYANFLDSVRAGNNEALNCDIREGYYSSALPQIANISYRLERGLKFMGDYEKFANDSEADTMLTRPSRPPYVVPDQV; from the coding sequence ATGACAGAAAGAAGAGATTTCATCAAAAAGAGCCTATTGGGAAGTGCAGGGCTGGCTGTGGCAGGAATGACCATGAGTGCTAAATCCTATGGGAATATTTTAGGTGCCAATGACCGAATACAGATCGGAATGATAGGTATTAGGGGACAAGGTACCAACCATATCAACCAATATTGTAAGCTTAAGGAAAGTCGGAATGTTGTCATCAAAACCTTGTGTGATACAGATGAGAATACCTGGGCCGAAAAAGTGAAACTGGTAAGAGACACTGTAGGAGATAAGCCCAATACGGAATGGGACATGCGGAAGGTTTTGGATGATCCGGAAATTGATGCCGTTTCATTTGCTACACCAAACCATTGGCATGCACTAGGTACTATCTGGGCCTGTCAGGCAGGAAAGCATGTATATGTTGAAAAACCAGCAAGTCACAATGTTTTTGAAGGTAGAAAAATGATAGAAGCTGCCAGAAAATACAACCGTGTCGTTCAGGTAGGGTTTCAAAACCGTTCCATCGAAAATGTTCAAGAAGCCATGAAATTTCTTCATGACGGCAATATTGGTGAAGTATACATGGCCAGAGGCTTGTGTTACAAGCCAAGAAATAGTTTTGGAATAGCCAAGGATAGTGCGCCACCGGAAGGTTTGCATTATGACATGTGGCTAGGACCTGCTCCTTACCGGGCATATAATGAGAAAAAAGGACATTACAACTGGCACTGGCACTGGGATACAGGAAATGGGGATACAGGAAATCAAGGGCCTCACCAATTCGATGTTGCCCGCTGGGGTTTGAATAAAAATGAGCATCCTGTATCTGTATTTTCTTCAGGAGCCATATATGGAATTTCTCCCAAAGAATGTTCACAAGAAACCCCCAATACCCAGACTTCTATCTTTAAGTATGAGGATGGTAAAACCTTGGAATTTGAAACCCGTGGTAGGTATACGAATGGAGAATCCAGCCTTGGAACCAAAATAGGAAACATGTTTTATGGTACTGAGGGATACCTTGAGCTTAACGGAGGTACCTGGAAAGCTTTCCGTACAGATGAAAAAGAACCATTTGCTACATCCCAAAAGGCTAAAACTGAAGTTTCAGGCAGCAATGTATTGATGGCTGCACCAGGAGGTTCTGAACATTACGCTAATTTTCTTGACAGTGTAAGAGCAGGAAACAACGAAGCATTGAATTGCGACATTAGAGAAGGCTATTATTCCTCTGCTTTGCCACAGATAGCTAACATTTCCTATCGATTGGAGAGAGGACTCAAGTTCATGGGGGATTATGAGAAGTTTGCCAATGATTCTGAAGCAGACACCATGCTCACTAGGCCTAGTCGACCTCCTTACGTCGTTCCAGATCAAGTATAA
- a CDS encoding sugar phosphate isomerase/epimerase family protein, with product MNNDQNNRREFLKKSLLSGIALSSMGTTWASPVIPKVASMKLGLVTYLWGKDWALPELISNCEKAGYEGVELRTQHAHGVETSLSKKERKEVKKRFKGSPVTCVGYGSNYEYHSPDPAELAANIRDTKEYIKLCHDIGATGIKVKPNRLPEEVSREKTIAQIAKSFSEVGEYAKDLGQLVRVEVHGKVTQQLPVMKEIFDQVTSSNVKICWNSNNTDLMEPGLEGNFDMVKEWLGDTTHIRAFDENDYPFQELFKLMHKADYNGWILIEAHSDPADKLAAMIAQKKTFEQYLKNL from the coding sequence ATGAACAACGATCAAAATAATCGAAGAGAATTTCTTAAGAAAAGCCTTTTGTCAGGTATAGCACTGAGCAGTATGGGGACCACATGGGCCAGTCCTGTTATTCCTAAAGTGGCTTCTATGAAGTTGGGTTTAGTGACCTATCTGTGGGGAAAAGACTGGGCATTACCTGAACTTATATCCAACTGTGAAAAAGCAGGATATGAAGGTGTAGAGCTTCGGACACAACATGCTCACGGTGTGGAAACGAGTCTTAGCAAAAAAGAACGAAAAGAAGTTAAAAAGAGATTTAAAGGCAGTCCAGTAACCTGCGTTGGTTATGGTAGTAATTATGAATACCATAGCCCTGACCCAGCAGAGTTGGCCGCAAATATTAGAGATACTAAGGAATACATAAAATTGTGCCATGATATTGGTGCTACTGGTATTAAAGTAAAGCCCAATCGGCTTCCAGAAGAAGTATCACGAGAAAAAACCATCGCTCAAATCGCCAAATCTTTTAGCGAGGTAGGTGAATATGCCAAAGACCTTGGTCAGTTGGTACGTGTAGAAGTTCATGGAAAGGTAACCCAACAGCTTCCTGTGATGAAGGAAATATTTGATCAGGTAACTTCTTCCAATGTGAAAATTTGCTGGAATAGTAACAATACCGATCTAATGGAGCCAGGGCTTGAGGGGAACTTTGATATGGTCAAAGAATGGTTGGGAGATACTACCCATATTCGGGCATTTGATGAAAATGATTATCCTTTTCAGGAACTTTTCAAATTGATGCATAAAGCGGATTACAATGGCTGGATACTAATTGAAGCTCATAGTGATCCTGCTGACAAATTAGCGGCAATGATTGCTCAGAAAAAGACTTTTGAGCAATACCTAAAAAACTTATAG
- a CDS encoding alpha/beta hydrolase family protein has translation MKSNWYLIVILFLVFTFPEVVNAQSLDSDMLCVGDHWTEEEGAAFLQMEKKKYSTEKAWNKRAAEIRKQILKGTDLVKMPKKSPLKPIMGEIRKFDGYVVQNIAFESLPGVFVTGSLYMPSENPGKAPGILSPHGHWTKPGDVGRYRPDAQKRFASMARMGAIVWAYDAVGYGQMGEIGWEHREGDVLKLQLWNSIRSVDFILSLGADPDRLAVTGASGGGTQSFLLAAVDDRIDVAAPVVMVSAHFFGGCECESGMPIHKAKNYQTNNVEIAAVFAPKPLLLTSVGGDWTKNTPNVEYPFLQYIYGLKGHSEKVENKHIPEDNHGYDEKKRQAVYPFLAKNLKLDLSKAMYSDGRLKEEAVTVEDQKALYPFNDKNPFPAYGITSIDNVKW, from the coding sequence ATGAAATCAAATTGGTATTTAATAGTAATCCTCTTCCTGGTTTTTACTTTTCCAGAAGTAGTGAATGCCCAAAGTTTAGATTCAGACATGCTCTGTGTTGGTGACCATTGGACAGAAGAAGAAGGAGCAGCATTTCTCCAAATGGAGAAGAAAAAGTACAGCACCGAAAAAGCTTGGAACAAAAGAGCTGCTGAGATTAGAAAACAAATACTTAAGGGAACGGACCTAGTTAAAATGCCTAAAAAGTCACCTTTAAAACCAATTATGGGTGAAATTAGAAAATTTGATGGCTATGTGGTTCAAAATATAGCTTTCGAAAGTTTGCCAGGTGTTTTTGTAACCGGAAGTTTGTACATGCCTAGTGAAAACCCCGGTAAAGCACCAGGGATTCTTAGTCCTCATGGACACTGGACAAAACCTGGAGATGTAGGAAGGTACAGACCTGATGCGCAAAAAAGATTTGCCTCTATGGCCAGAATGGGTGCAATAGTTTGGGCTTATGATGCTGTTGGTTATGGTCAAATGGGTGAAATTGGCTGGGAACATAGAGAAGGAGATGTGCTCAAATTGCAATTATGGAACAGTATCAGAAGCGTGGATTTTATCCTTTCCTTGGGAGCGGATCCCGATCGACTGGCCGTTACCGGTGCATCAGGAGGAGGAACACAATCCTTTCTATTGGCAGCAGTGGATGATCGAATCGATGTTGCAGCGCCAGTAGTAATGGTTTCTGCTCATTTCTTTGGTGGATGTGAGTGTGAGAGTGGCATGCCAATACATAAAGCAAAGAATTATCAAACCAACAATGTAGAGATTGCGGCAGTATTTGCACCAAAACCTCTTTTATTAACCTCTGTGGGAGGTGACTGGACCAAGAATACCCCGAATGTGGAATACCCATTCCTTCAGTACATTTATGGTCTAAAAGGTCATTCTGAAAAAGTTGAGAACAAGCATATCCCAGAGGATAATCATGGCTATGATGAGAAGAAAAGACAAGCTGTATATCCTTTTTTAGCTAAAAATTTAAAATTGGATCTTTCCAAAGCCATGTACAGCGATGGGCGCTTAAAAGAAGAAGCCGTTACAGTCGAAGACCAAAAAGCATTGTATCCCTTCAATGATAAGAATCCTTTCCCTGCTTATGGAATTACTTCCATAGATAACGTAAAATGGTAA
- a CDS encoding dienelactone hydrolase family protein, which yields MKKQRRDFIKTAGLAGFGLAGGVLSPQSFAFSPAIKDLAMSKSDLSIIGPYGPWANGLISKELPSLSFRNERFTALESWKMEAMSTAKERLGIPDLGKVPEVTVHDTYVNDGLRFEEISWQLPYGNPTKALVIKPEGVKGRLPAILAFHDHGGNKYFGLRKITRTGKAQHPLMIEHQDHYYEGKAWANEIAKRGYVVIVPDSFTFASRRVLLEEVPENRRGGLTDENPEKEENISAYNKWAADHEHIMAKSLFCGGTSWPAVFFAEDQVALEVLLARKDVDPDRVGCGGLSGGGLRTVMMGGLDHRIKCAVCVGFMSTWTDFLLNRAYTHTWMAYVPRLPNELDFPEILGLRVPLPTLVLNDIDDQLYTLPEMQKADKILEAVFVKAGAQDKYKASYYPGLHKFDQAMQIEAFEWWDQWLKN from the coding sequence ATGAAAAAGCAAAGAAGAGACTTTATCAAAACTGCAGGATTGGCAGGGTTTGGTTTAGCAGGAGGGGTATTATCTCCTCAAAGTTTTGCTTTTTCACCTGCTATAAAAGACCTTGCCATGAGCAAAAGTGACCTTAGTATCATCGGTCCATATGGCCCTTGGGCCAATGGGTTGATAAGCAAAGAATTGCCCTCGCTTTCTTTCAGAAACGAACGATTCACAGCTCTTGAATCCTGGAAAATGGAAGCCATGTCCACTGCCAAAGAAAGACTGGGAATTCCTGATTTGGGTAAGGTCCCAGAGGTAACTGTTCATGATACTTATGTCAATGATGGTTTGCGTTTTGAAGAAATAAGTTGGCAGCTTCCCTATGGCAATCCCACCAAAGCTTTGGTCATCAAGCCTGAGGGAGTTAAAGGAAGGTTACCAGCCATATTGGCTTTTCATGACCATGGAGGAAATAAATATTTTGGCTTAAGAAAAATTACAAGAACAGGTAAAGCGCAGCATCCACTGATGATAGAACATCAGGATCATTATTATGAAGGAAAGGCTTGGGCCAATGAAATCGCCAAAAGAGGATATGTGGTAATAGTGCCCGATTCCTTCACTTTTGCTAGCCGCAGGGTGCTCTTGGAAGAAGTTCCGGAGAATCGAAGGGGAGGTTTGACTGATGAAAACCCTGAAAAAGAAGAAAACATCTCAGCCTATAATAAATGGGCAGCAGACCATGAACACATCATGGCCAAGTCCTTGTTTTGCGGAGGTACTAGCTGGCCGGCAGTGTTTTTCGCTGAGGATCAAGTCGCTTTGGAAGTTTTACTTGCCAGAAAAGATGTAGATCCGGACAGAGTCGGTTGTGGAGGCCTTTCAGGTGGAGGATTGCGAACAGTGATGATGGGAGGATTGGATCACCGTATCAAATGTGCGGTATGTGTTGGTTTTATGAGCACATGGACAGATTTTTTATTGAACAGGGCTTATACACATACCTGGATGGCCTATGTGCCAAGACTGCCCAATGAATTGGATTTCCCTGAAATTCTTGGTTTGAGAGTTCCATTACCCACCTTGGTGCTCAATGATATTGACGATCAGTTGTACACCCTTCCTGAAATGCAAAAAGCAGATAAAATTCTTGAAGCGGTGTTTGTTAAAGCCGGAGCCCAAGACAAATACAAAGCCTCTTATTACCCCGGACTTCACAAGTTTGACCAAGCCATGCAAATAGAGGCTTTTGAGTGGTGGGATCAGTGGTTGAAAAATTAA
- a CDS encoding putative oxidoreductase C-terminal domain-containing protein, whose translation MKFNSKFWSPFAASILLLSVSCSNEKNVEEEVKTTFTGGKNEIKLLTLDPGHFHAHLVKKSMYEQVDPKVYVYAPDGPELQSYLKSIESYNTREEDPTSWELEVYKGDDYLQKMLSEKKGNVMLTAGNNKEKTANIKATIEAGINVLADKPMAIDAKGFETLKEAFELAEKNNVLLYDIMTERFEISTILQREFSLIPDVFGQMEKGTVDNPAITKESIHHFSKLVSGKQLIRPGWFYDVNQQGNGIVDVTTHLVDLVQWESFPNKIIDYKTDIEMINAKRWTTDLTLEEFTSSTNLTEFPDYLQSVVSDGLLKVYGNGEINYKINGVHAKVSVIWNYKAPEGSADTHYSIMRGTKANLVIRQDAEENYKPELYIEPVEGQDLAEFEANVTKHVKELAGTFKDLDVAKVEGKNSWRVVIPQAYRHGHEDHFREVTETYIKYLKEGKLPDWEVPNMLAKYYVTTQALELAK comes from the coding sequence ATGAAATTCAATAGTAAATTTTGGTCACCATTTGCTGCCTCAATTTTGCTTTTATCAGTATCATGTTCCAATGAAAAAAATGTGGAAGAAGAAGTGAAAACCACCTTTACAGGAGGTAAGAATGAAATTAAACTGTTGACTCTTGATCCAGGTCACTTTCATGCCCACCTCGTTAAAAAATCCATGTATGAGCAAGTAGACCCTAAAGTTTACGTTTATGCTCCTGATGGTCCAGAGTTGCAGTCTTATTTAAAATCAATTGAAAGCTACAATACCCGTGAAGAGGATCCTACCAGTTGGGAACTTGAGGTATACAAAGGCGACGACTACCTTCAAAAAATGCTCAGTGAAAAGAAGGGTAACGTAATGCTTACTGCTGGAAACAATAAAGAGAAAACAGCCAATATCAAGGCAACCATTGAAGCAGGTATAAATGTTTTGGCAGATAAACCAATGGCCATTGATGCCAAAGGTTTTGAAACATTGAAGGAGGCTTTCGAGCTGGCAGAAAAAAACAATGTTTTACTGTATGATATCATGACCGAAAGGTTTGAGATCTCTACGATTCTCCAAAGAGAGTTTTCTTTGATTCCCGATGTGTTCGGACAAATGGAAAAAGGAACAGTTGACAATCCGGCCATTACCAAAGAGAGTATTCACCATTTTTCTAAGTTGGTTTCAGGAAAGCAACTGATCAGGCCAGGATGGTTTTATGACGTAAATCAACAAGGGAATGGTATTGTGGATGTTACTACCCACTTGGTTGATTTGGTACAATGGGAAAGTTTTCCAAATAAAATCATAGATTATAAGACTGACATCGAAATGATCAATGCCAAGAGGTGGACCACAGACCTTACTCTTGAAGAGTTCACTAGTTCTACAAACCTTACTGAATTCCCTGATTACCTTCAGTCAGTGGTGTCTGACGGCTTATTGAAGGTTTATGGCAACGGAGAAATTAATTACAAGATCAATGGGGTGCATGCGAAGGTATCTGTTATCTGGAATTACAAAGCGCCTGAAGGTTCCGCGGATACGCATTATTCTATCATGAGAGGTACCAAAGCAAACTTGGTTATCAGACAAGATGCTGAAGAAAACTATAAACCTGAGCTATACATAGAGCCTGTAGAAGGTCAGGATTTGGCTGAGTTTGAAGCCAATGTTACCAAGCATGTAAAAGAACTAGCTGGTACCTTTAAAGATTTGGATGTTGCGAAAGTAGAAGGTAAAAACTCTTGGAGAGTTGTAATCCCACAAGCTTACCGACATGGCCATGAAGATCATTTCAGGGAAGTAACAGAAACCTATATCAAATACCTTAAAGAAGGTAAATTACCTGATTGGGAGGTGCCGAATATGTTGGCCAAATACTACGTTACTACACAGGCTTTAGAATTGGCCAAATAA